The window GGTGCATACTGGTTCATGCCTTTCTTCATGTAAAAATGGATGCGGTCGACCAGATCCTGTGAAACCTCAAAATCAGGGAAGCCTTGTGAAAGATTCAAAGCCCCATGTTCCGCGGCAGCCTGCGACATAACCGCAAAGATTGAAGTCCCCGTTCCGGGAAGTTTTAATGTGATTGCGCCTTCCTGTATACTTTTCATGGTTTGCTGAGATAATTTTTTAATCCGGTGACGGATCTTCCGAATTACAAGTTCGGATGCGAAAGATACATCACATTATTTTAAATTTGCAAAATAATAACTCCTGAAATTAAATATATAATATGAAAACCATCGACAATTATAATTTTCATGGCCGCAAGGCACTTATCAGGGTGGATTTCAACGTGCCCTTGAATGAGAATTTTGAGATAAGCGATACAACACGCATAGATGCAGCCGTTCCGACGATCTCCAAAATTCTTGCTGAGGGAGGGGCTGTCATCCTGATGTCACACCTGGGCCGACCCAAAACCGGCCCGGAAGACAAGTATTCCCTCAAACATCTCCTGCCTTATCTCAACAAGGTGCTTGGTGTGAAAGTTGGGTTTGCCGGAGACTGCATCGGGGAAGAAGCAGTCGAAAAAGCTCAAGCCCTGAAAGGCGGGGAGGTTCTGCTGCTTGAGAATCTTCGGTTCTATCCTGAAGAAACCAAAGGAAATGAGGCTTTTGCCGAAAAGCTTGCCCGCCTGGGTGATGTATACATTAATGATGCTTTCGGGACAGCACACCGTGCACATGCCTCCACTGCCATTATTGCTAAATTTTTCCCGAACGACAAGCTGTTTGGGTATATCATGGGCAATGAACTGGCAAATATCAATAAGGTTCTGGTCGATACCCAAAGGCCGTTTACCGCTATTCTCGGCGGAGCAAAAGTTTCCGGGAAGATCGAGATCATCCGTAATCTCCTGGGTAAGGTTGATAATCTCCTCATCGGCGGAGGTATGATGTTTACCTTTATAAAAGCTATGGGCGGTAAAGTCGGAAATTCGCTGGTTGAAGAGGAGTTGATTGGTGTGGCTAAAGAAACGCTTATCAAAGCAAAAGAACTGGGTGTAAACCTCATGATACCCGTT is drawn from Bacteroidota bacterium and contains these coding sequences:
- a CDS encoding phosphoglycerate kinase: MKTIDNYNFHGRKALIRVDFNVPLNENFEISDTTRIDAAVPTISKILAEGGAVILMSHLGRPKTGPEDKYSLKHLLPYLNKVLGVKVGFAGDCIGEEAVEKAQALKGGEVLLLENLRFYPEETKGNEAFAEKLARLGDVYINDAFGTAHRAHASTAIIAKFFPNDKLFGYIMGNELANINKVLVDTQRPFTAILGGAKVSGKIEIIRNLLGKVDNLLIGGGMMFTFIKAMGGKVGNSLVEEELIGVAKETLIKAKELGVNLMIPVDALAADAFDNEAQKLSCSSMEVPDGWMGLDIGPETVKQFTGVIEKSKTILWNGPMGVFEFSNFEAGTRAIAEAVAKSTGKGAFSLIGGGDSVAAINKYNLADKVSYVSTGGGAMLEYIEGKELPGVTAIES